The nucleotide sequence GCCGCATTCGTCACGATGAGACGCCGGGCACACGTGCACCGCTGTCCGGACGAGATGAAGGCTGACTGGAGGACAAGGTCGATCGCTTCGTCAACGTCGCGTGGGTGGTGGGGATCGTGGACGACGATCGGGCTGTTGCCGCCGAGTTCGAGGGCGAGGATTTGGTCGTAGCGGAGGCGTTTGCTGATCGCCTCGCCCGCCGCCTCGCTGCCGGTGAAGAGGACGCCGTCGACGTCGCTGTCCACGAGCGCCTCGCCAGTCTCCCGGCCGCCTTGGACGATCTGAAGCACGTTGCTGGGCACGCCTGCTTCGTGGAACAGTGACGCAAGTCGCTCGCCGCAGGCCGGCGTGTGATCGCTCGGTTTGAAGACGACGGCGTTTCCCGCAAGCAAAGCCGGCACGATGTGGCCGTTGGGCAGGTGCATCGGGAAGTTGAACGGCCCGAAGACCGCGAGCACGCCGATCGGCTTGAACCGCAGCCGAGCCTTCACACCTGGTGAGACGTCGAAGACTTCCTGCTGTCGTTTCTGCCACTGAGTGATTGTGCTGGCAACCTTGCCCGGCAAGAGCTTCACCTCGCCGGCGGCGTCAGACGGCATCTTGCCGGCTTCGGTGGTCACCAGAGCCGCCAGCTCGTCGGCGTGTTGTTTTGCAAGCTCGGCGAACCGTTGCAAGACGGCGATCCGATGATCCGGACCCGCGGCGATCCACGTCGCCAGGCCATCACGCGCGATTGCGACGGCGTTGCGGACGTCATCGCGGTCCGTGACACTGCCTGACCAGACGACCTCGCCGGTGGCAGGGTTGTGCGAAGTCAGACGCATCGGAGATGAGGGTAGCGAAACGCCAGAAGTTGCCGCGAGCCTTCGGCTTGTTCAGTAGCCCCGGCGGGATTCGAACCCGCACTGGAACGATTTTAAGTCGTCTGCCTCTGCCGTTGGGCTACGGGGCCGGTGGGCGCGATGCTACCGCGCGAGTTCCACGCTGCGGGTCTCGCGGAGGACCGTCACCTTGATTTCGCCGGGGAAGTTGACGTTGTCGGCGATGGCCTTGGCGATGTCACGCGCGAGCTTCGCACTGCCGCCGTCGTCGACGGCCTTGGCGTCGGCGATGACGCGGATCTCGCGGCCAGCGTGAATCGCGTACGCCTGCCGAACGCCCTTGAAGTCGGCCGCCAGCTTCTCGAGGTCTTTGAGCCGCTTGACGTACCGCTCCAGCGATTCGCGACGTGCACCGGGCCTGCTCGCACTGATCGTGTCTGCGGCCATGATGATCGGCGTCAGCGGCGTCGTCGCTGGCACGTCGCCGTGGTGAGCGGCCGCGGCGTTGACGACGGCCTCGGGCTCGCCGAGTTTTCTCAGCAAGGCCGCACCGAGCTCCGCGTGCGAGCCTTCCGACTCGTGATCGAACGCCTTGCCGATGTCGTGCAGCAAGCCGGCCCGACGTGCGAGCGTTCCGTCGAGGCCGAGCTCGTCCGCCATGACCTGTGCGAGGTGGGCGACTTCCAGGCTGTGCTTCAAGACGTTCTGCCCGTAGCTCGTGCGGAAGTGCAGTCGGCCCAGCAGCGGATAGAGCTGCCGCGGGATGCTGATCGCGTGGCCGTTGTGGGCGGCCTGGTTGCCGAGGTCGATGAGCTGCTCGTCCATCTCGGTCGTCGCTTCGTGGACGACTTCCTCGATTCGGCCCGGGTGGATGCGGCCGTCGCCGACGAGCTTCTCGAGGCTCACGCGCGCGATCTCGCGTCGCACCGGGTCGAAGCATGACAGTCCCACGACGCCCGGCGTGTCGTCGATGATCACGTCCACGCCTGTCGCCTTCTCGAACGATCGAATGTTCCGGCCCTCACGGCCGATGACGCGACCTTTCATCGCGTCGTCGGCGAGCTGGATCGTGCTGACCGTGTGGTCGGCCGTCTGCTCGGCGGCGTACTTCTGGATGGCCTCGAGCAGGATCGTCGTCGACTTGGTCTTGGCCTCGTCCTGAGCCTGTTCGAGGCTTTTGCGGATCATCTCGCCGGCTTCGGTCTGGCAGTCCTCGCTGATCTGCTTGAGGAACATCTCACGAGCGTCGGCCTCGGTGAGTTTGCTGATGCGTTCGAGCTGGCGCTTGCTTTCGCACCGCTCGTCGACCAGCTCCATCCGGATGGCTTTGACCTCTTGCTCGACGTCGCGGATTTCCTCTTCCTGCTGCTTCAGCTGCTCGTCGCGACGTTCGAGTGTTTCGACCTTCTGGTCGAGTTCGTGGGCCCGGCGATCCAGGGTGAGCTCGCGTGCAGCAGCAGCACGCTCGGCTTTGGCGGCGTCGAGCTCAGCACGGTTGTGAACCTCTTCGGCCTCGTCACGGAGCTTGAGCGACTCCTGCTTGGCTTCGAGTTCGATCTGCTTGGCGTTGTTTTCGGCGCGGGTCGTGGCCTGGGCGATGATTCCGTCGGCTTCGCGGCGGGCCAGTTCGGTCAGACGGCGACCCAGGATTCTCGAGGCGACCAGCAGCCCGATCGTTCCGATCAGTCCACCGACGCCTAGGCCGATGATGAAGTAGAGCATGGCGACCTTCCCAAATCTCCCGCGATGGACGCACTTGTGGCGCGTGTCGCGGACGGATCAAGGGTCGGTGTCGTGCCGGCAAGACGGGTTTGGGATGTGATTCGGCAGAAGTTGGGGACTCTGCAGACGGACAGGCGAAAGGCACCCGAACACGGCACCTCGTCCACGTCGGCCGGTCGCTCGGCAGCAGTTGTGGTCGTGGCATCGTGCGGGAGGTTGGTTGCTTGCTAGCGAAACACCGACGCCGAGTGGACGATCCGAGCGATCCACCCGACGGCCGACGGCCACGACGGAAAAGGGCGTCCGAGCTTCCCGAGACTCAGCGAGCGC is from Planctomycetota bacterium and encodes:
- the rny gene encoding ribonuclease Y, with amino-acid sequence MLYFIIGLGVGGLIGTIGLLVASRILGRRLTELARREADGIIAQATTRAENNAKQIELEAKQESLKLRDEAEEVHNRAELDAAKAERAAAARELTLDRRAHELDQKVETLERRDEQLKQQEEEIRDVEQEVKAIRMELVDERCESKRQLERISKLTEADAREMFLKQISEDCQTEAGEMIRKSLEQAQDEAKTKSTTILLEAIQKYAAEQTADHTVSTIQLADDAMKGRVIGREGRNIRSFEKATGVDVIIDDTPGVVGLSCFDPVRREIARVSLEKLVGDGRIHPGRIEEVVHEATTEMDEQLIDLGNQAAHNGHAISIPRQLYPLLGRLHFRTSYGQNVLKHSLEVAHLAQVMADELGLDGTLARRAGLLHDIGKAFDHESEGSHAELGAALLRKLGEPEAVVNAAAAHHGDVPATTPLTPIIMAADTISASRPGARRESLERYVKRLKDLEKLAADFKGVRQAYAIHAGREIRVIADAKAVDDGGSAKLARDIAKAIADNVNFPGEIKVTVLRETRSVELAR
- a CDS encoding succinylglutamate-semialdehyde dehydrogenase; translated protein: MRLTSHNPATGEVVWSGSVTDRDDVRNAVAIARDGLATWIAAGPDHRIAVLQRFAELAKQHADELAALVTTEAGKMPSDAAGEVKLLPGKVASTITQWQKRQQEVFDVSPGVKARLRFKPIGVLAVFGPFNFPMHLPNGHIVPALLAGNAVVFKPSDHTPACGERLASLFHEAGVPSNVLQIVQGGRETGEALVDSDVDGVLFTGSEAAGEAISKRLRYDQILALELGGNSPIVVHDPHHPRDVDEAIDLVLQSAFISSGQRCTCARRLIVTNAAPPDLLDRLAAGIKQIRVGRPGDSPEPLVGPLISEEAARSVLAAQRALLDAGATSLVTCSLDAEAEASGSEPDPTQNPKLPLRRPRTVVSPGLLDVTGIDAPDEEVFGPLLQLIRVDSLEDAIREAKRTRFGLAAGIVCRERDDYERFASSVDAGCINWNRPLTGASGALPFGGVGRSGNFRPAGATAIDYCMTPVASLEAE